The Phaeobacter sp. A36a-5a genomic interval AGCGACGGTTTTGTCCGCGATTATCACGAGCTGGCACCGCTGAAGAATTACATCGACGGCAGCTTTGATCATCGCCATCTGAACGATGTGATGGACGGCCCCTCGACCGCCGAGAACATGGCCCGTCATTTCTACGAATGGTGTGTCGCGCGCTGGCCCGAAACCGCTGCGGTGCGGGTATCGGAGACCCCGAAAACATGGGCCGAGTACCGACCATGAGCCTGCGCATTGCCGAAATCTTCGGACCCACGATCCAGGGAGAAGGCGCCCTGATCGGGGAGCCGACCGTCTTTGTCCGCACTGGCGGCTGCGATTACCGATGCAGCTGGTGCGACAGTCTCCACGCGGTTGACAGCAAATACCGCGAGACCTGGATCCCGATGACCACCAGCGATGTCTGGGCAGAGGTCACGCAGCTCAGCGGCGGTCAGCCGCTGACCGTCTCGCTCTCGGGTGGCAACCCGGCCATTCAGGACTTTGCCGAGCTGATCGCACGGGGAAAGGCCGAGGGCTATCGCTTTGCCTGCGAGACGCAGGGCTCGATCAACCAGCCCTGGTTTGCCCAGCTGGACACGCTGGTGCTCAGCCCGAAACCACCCTCCAGCGGCCATAAGGTGGATTGGCAGAAATTTGACCACTGCCTTCAGGCTGCAAAGGGGTGCGGGCAAACCGTGGTAAAGATCGTGATCTTCGACGACCGGGATTATGACTGGGCGCGGGCCGTTGCAAAACGCCTGCCGGACCTGCCGCTCTACCTGCAACCCGGCAACCCGGAGGTGGACCCGGATAAACCGGTGGACCTGACCGCCGCCACGGAACGTCTGCAATGGCTGATTGAAAAGGTAACCGGAGACCGCTGGTTTACCCCCCGTGTGCTGCCACAGCTTCATGTGCTGGTCTGGGGCAACAAACGCGGTGTCTAGGCCGAGAGACCTGAGGAGAAAAGAAGATGAGTGACGATATCTACAAGGATCTGAAACAGCTGGGCGGCGCGACCGTAATGCCCAGCAACCCCGACGAAGCAGAGCTGGAGCGGGTGCAGAACCCGCAGGCCGACGTCGCCTACAACGTGCGCTTCACCGCGCCGGAGTTCACATCACTCTGCCCGATGACCGGCCAGCCCGATTTTGCCCATCTGGTCATCGACTACGTGCCGGGCAAATGGCTGGTCGAGAGCAAATCGCTCAAGCTGTTTCTGGGCTCCTTCCGCAACCACGGCGCCTTCCACGAAGATTGCACCGTGTCCATTGCGCGTCGGCTGGCCGATTACCTTGAGCCGCAGTGGCTGCGGATCGGCGGCTATTGGTACCCGCGTGGCGGCATTCCGATTGATGTCTTCTGGCAGACCGGACCGCTGCCGGAGGGAGTCTGGATCCCGGATCAGGGCGTGCCGCCCTATCGCGGTCGCGGCTGAAAACGTCGCTCTGGCCGTCAGCCGACGGCCTGATCACTGAATGCGGGCCGGGTCGTCAGGCCTGACTCGCCCGCGGTCCCAGCAACGGATCGCGGGCCATGGCGGCGGCATCGACATCCTGCGGTTCCGCTCCCAGAAGATTGCCGCGACGGCGATTGAAGTAGAGATCAATCCGGCTGTAGAGCGTGTTGCGGCGCATCTCCAGACAGCGCATCAGCGCCTTGCGGGCATAGTCCAGCAGCTCATCTTTCTGATCCTGAAGGCCAATCACTTCCTCGGCCCGGTTCGATCCACCATCGGCGGCTCTCTCTGCCTCAGCTTGCGGCGCGCCAGCATCCTCGCGGTTGGCCGTCGGCGGCGGTGATGATGACAGCTGCGGCGACAGCGGAAAGTGACAGCCCAGCAGGACCACATTGCCCGGTGAAACGGTGATCGGGTCGATATAGGTCAGACATTCAAAGGGCTCGCCCTCGGCATTGTAGTTCCACAGCGTTTGCGACCCGCGTCTGCACATATCGCGGGCGTGTTTCAGCAGGCTCACCGAACTTTCCTGAACCGCAGGGCCCTGGAACAGCGGGCACGGCCGGTCGATCACATCCTGCGCCCGGTAGCCCGTTGCCTGTTCAAAGGCCCGGTTGACAAAAACCAGCTCCAGCTCCTCGGCTTCGGGATTGATCAGCGACAGCGGCAACGTGGAATGCCGCAGCAAAGTACCAAGAAGTTCCATCTCTTTTTCCACGTCATCACCCACCGATTAAGCATATGATCTGTGACGAAACGCGTAACCGAACGGTTGGTTCCCGTAGGGCGCCAAAAAAACTGAAAAAATATGCCGCCCTCCGCAACAGCGGATCGCCGCTGCCGTGAAAGGTGATTTCTGAAACTATTACAGCAGTTTGTCAGGTTGCGGAGAAGGGGTCGTCAGGATATCCGACCCGCGCAAGATAGAGCCCATGCCCCGGGCAGACCGGTCCACAGGCGGCCCTGTCCGTCGCCTCAAGCGCAGATTTCACATCCTCAGGCGCCCAGGCTCCGGCGCCGACCCGCTCCAGCGTGCCGACAAAACTGCGCACCTGATTGTGCAGGAACGACCGCGCCCGCACATGGAAATGGATCTCCGGCCCCGAAAAGCCCTGAACCCGTTCGACGCGCAGCTCGTCCAGCGTCTTGAGCGGGCTGGCCGCCTGGCAGATTGAGGAGCGAAACGTGGTGAAATCATGCTGGCCGATCAGATGGTGCGCGGCCTCCTGCATGGCGTCTGCATCCAGATCATGGCTCAGCTGCCAGACCTGTCCGGCGTCATGGGTGGCAGGCGCGCGGCGGATCAGGATGCGGAACAGATACTGCCGCTCAATGGCCGAGAACCGCGCGTGCCAATCGTCGTCCACACGGGCGCAATCCACAATCGCCACGGGGGCAGGCTTCAGATGGTAATTCAGCGCCTCGGACAGGCGGAAGGGATCCCAGTCCTTTTCCATGTCGCAATGGGCCACCTGACCCAGACCATGCACCCCGGTATCGGTGCGGCCTGCTGCGGCAATGGTATGGGGGCCGGGTTCGAGCCGCGCAAGCGCATCCTCGATCGCCCCCTGAACCGAGGGCTGATCCTTCTGGCGCTGCCACCCGGCAAAGGGTGCGCCGTGATATTCGACTTTCAAAGCAAAACGCGGCATGAGCGGGCAAGTAACGCGGCAATCGCGGCGGCACAAGTCCCGGATGGCGGCCTGCCGGGGTGGTATCATACCCGGTCAGCCCTTATCTTGATCAAATCGAACAAGGATCCGACCCCGCAAAGGGTCGGCAAGACGGGGCAAACCTTTGGGATTATCATCACTGGCAGACGGGGTCTTGCGCAGCGTCGAAGGGGCGGGCGCCGCCCTTTCGGAGAGCCTGTTTGAACCGTCGATCCGCCTTGGCGTCACGGGTCTTGCCCGCGCCGGCAAGACCGTGTTCATCACCTCACTGGTGGCCAACCTGATGAACCGGGGGCGGATGGTGCA includes:
- the queD gene encoding 6-carboxytetrahydropterin synthase QueD, with translation MFRITKEFHFSASHQLTHLPADHQCARLHGHNYIVVVELAGAKLNSDGFVRDYHELAPLKNYIDGSFDHRHLNDVMDGPSTAENMARHFYEWCVARWPETAAVRVSETPKTWAEYRP
- the queE gene encoding 7-carboxy-7-deazaguanine synthase QueE, giving the protein MSLRIAEIFGPTIQGEGALIGEPTVFVRTGGCDYRCSWCDSLHAVDSKYRETWIPMTTSDVWAEVTQLSGGQPLTVSLSGGNPAIQDFAELIARGKAEGYRFACETQGSINQPWFAQLDTLVLSPKPPSSGHKVDWQKFDHCLQAAKGCGQTVVKIVIFDDRDYDWARAVAKRLPDLPLYLQPGNPEVDPDKPVDLTAATERLQWLIEKVTGDRWFTPRVLPQLHVLVWGNKRGV
- the queF gene encoding preQ(1) synthase, which produces MSDDIYKDLKQLGGATVMPSNPDEAELERVQNPQADVAYNVRFTAPEFTSLCPMTGQPDFAHLVIDYVPGKWLVESKSLKLFLGSFRNHGAFHEDCTVSIARRLADYLEPQWLRIGGYWYPRGGIPIDVFWQTGPLPEGVWIPDQGVPPYRGRG
- a CDS encoding PAS domain-containing protein; this encodes MELLGTLLRHSTLPLSLINPEAEELELVFVNRAFEQATGYRAQDVIDRPCPLFQGPAVQESSVSLLKHARDMCRRGSQTLWNYNAEGEPFECLTYIDPITVSPGNVVLLGCHFPLSPQLSSSPPPTANREDAGAPQAEAERAADGGSNRAEEVIGLQDQKDELLDYARKALMRCLEMRRNTLYSRIDLYFNRRRGNLLGAEPQDVDAAAMARDPLLGPRASQA
- the truA gene encoding tRNA pseudouridine(38-40) synthase TruA; this encodes MPRFALKVEYHGAPFAGWQRQKDQPSVQGAIEDALARLEPGPHTIAAAGRTDTGVHGLGQVAHCDMEKDWDPFRLSEALNYHLKPAPVAIVDCARVDDDWHARFSAIERQYLFRILIRRAPATHDAGQVWQLSHDLDADAMQEAAHHLIGQHDFTTFRSSICQAASPLKTLDELRVERVQGFSGPEIHFHVRARSFLHNQVRSFVGTLERVGAGAWAPEDVKSALEATDRAACGPVCPGHGLYLARVGYPDDPFSAT